From a region of the Fusarium verticillioides 7600 chromosome 9, whole genome shotgun sequence genome:
- a CDS encoding ATPase produces the protein MAASHLPGEARSEHSSHDTIVDMDTTPNEKPPAPKDDKTSSSDDEIEQEQSEEMERRHSIVRDLARQYTNTSAHFNGSHADLFNAADADSPLNPHSENFNARAWAKAVAKSMGEHGSGFRQSGICFQDMNVFGYGAETDYQKDVGNVWLSLPGMARNIVSPTAGKRRIDILRGFDGVVNAGEMLVVLGPPGSGCSTFLKSLSGETNGIYIDEGTYFNYNGVPAKEMHKHHRGETIYTAEVDVHFPMLSVGDTLTFAARARCPQNLPPNINHNQYSEHMRDVVMAMYGISHTINTQVGDNYIRGVSGGERKRVTIAEATLSNAPFQCWDNSTRGLDSANAIEFCKTLRLQSELFGQTCAVSIYQAPQSAYDLFDKALVLYEGRQIFFGPADEAKQYFINLGFECPDRQTTPDFLTSMTAPAERVIRPGFENKVPRTPDEFAARWKESREYQILRAEIETYKSLYPLNGSSAEAFRENKKSAQAKGQRLKSPFTLSYMQQVNLCLWRGWKRLKGSPGVTIFALVANTATALIASSLFYNMKPTTSDFFKRGAVLFLAVLMNAFASALEILTQYSQRPIVEKHARYAFYHPSAEAFSSILVDMPYKISNSILFNVTLYFMTNLNREAGAFFFYLLVSFIMVLAMSGIFRSIASLSRTLSQAMVPASLLILALVIFAGFVIPTDYMLGWCRWINYLDPVAYAFESLMVNEFSGRNFTCTAFIPSNTVAGYEDIGGLNRACSTVGSIPGDSVLNGDRYLNLQYKYYHAHKWRNVGILIAMTIFNHIVYIVATEYISAKKSKGEVLVFRHGHLPASTKNKSDPEAALSGPVPTAEKFGGEAANIQGSTSVFHWNNVCYDIKIKGEPRRILDNVDGWVKPGTLTALMGVSGAGKTTLLDCLADRISMGVITGEMLVDGKIRDSSFQRKTGYVQQQDLHLETSTVREALTFSALLRQPASTPRAEKIAYVDEVIKLLDMQEYADAVVGVLGEGLNVEQRKRLTIGVELAAKPPLLLFVDEPTSGLDSQTSWAILDLLEKLSKAGQSILCTIHQPSAMLFQRFDRLLFLAKGGRTIYFGDIGENSETLTNYFVKNGSDPCPKGDNPAEWMLEVIGAAPGSHTEIDWHQTWRQSPEYQEVQTELQRLKAEGSAHNEPHDQNSESYREFAAPFWEQLRIASLRVFQQYWRTPSYIYSKAILCIQVGLFIGLVFLNAPLSIQGLQNQMFAIFQVFTVFGQLVQMQMPHFVTQRSLYEVRERPSKTYSWKVFMLSQVFAEIPWNSLMSVFLFVCLYYPVGFQKNAEAAGQTAERGALMWLLIWQFLVFTCTFAHMCIAITDTAEAGGNLANVVFMMCLFFCGILAAPDNMPGFWIWMYRVSPFTYLASAILSTGMANTRVTCAANEYTKMQPLNGTTCGEYLQKFADKAGGYVLNPDATSDCNFCSISDTNTFLKSLTATYDDRWRNFGIGMVYIVFNIGAALFLYWLVRMPKNKNKKKQE, from the exons ATGGctgcttctcatcttccaggtGAAGCACGCTCAGAGCACAGCAGCCACgacaccatcgtcgacaTGGACACCACTCCGAACGAGAAGCCCCCTGCTCCCAAGGACGACAAGACGAGCTccagcgacgatgagatcgagcAGGAGCAgagtgaggagatggagcgtCGGCATTCCATCGTGCGCGATCTAGCACGCCAGTACACCAACACATCAGCGCACTTCAACGGCAGCCACGCAGATCTCTTCAACGCGGCGGATGCCGACTCGCCCCTTAACCCGCACAGCGAGAACTTCAACGCCAGAGCGTGGGCCAAGGCCGTGGCCAAGTCAATGGGCGAGCATGGCTCTGGGTTCCGACAGAGCGGTATTTGCTTCCAGGACATGAATGTCTTTGGATACGGCGCTGAGACGGATTACCAAAAGGACGTTGGTAACGTCTGGCTCAGTCTCCCCGGCATGGCACGCAACATTGTCTCCCCTACCGCTGGTAAGCGCCGCATCGATATCCTTCGTGGTTTCGACGGTGTCGTTAACGCAGGCGAGATGctcgttgttcttggcccCCCCGGTTCAGGATGCTCCACGTTCCTCAAGTCACTATCCGGCGAGACAAACGGTATTTACATCGACGAGGGCACATACTTCAACTACAACGGTGTGCCCGCCAAGGAAATGCACAAGCATCACAGGGGAGAAACTATCTACACCGCTGAGGTCGACGTCCACTTCCCCATGCTTTCAGTCGGCGACACACTCACCTTTGCCGCGCGCGCGAGATGTCCCCAGAACTTACCgcccaacatcaaccacaaccagTACAGCGAACACATGCGCGATGTCGTCATGGCCATGTACGGCATCAGCCATACCATCAACACGCAGGTTGGCGATAACTACATCCGCGGTGTTTCAGGCGGTGAGCGAAAGCGCGTTACTATCGCAGAGGCGACGCTCTCCAACGCACCCTTCCAATGCTGGGATAACTCGACCCGCGGTTTAGACTCTGCCAACGCGATTGAGTTCTGCAAAACACTGCGCTTACAGTCTGAACTCTTTGGTCAAACGTGCGCTGTCTCGATCTATCAGGCTCCCCAGTCTGCATACGATCTCTTCGACAAGGCGCTCGTTCTGTACGAAGGACGCCAGATCTTCTTCGGTCCTGCAGATGAAGCGAAGCAGTATTTCATCAATCTCGGCTTCGAATGCCCTGATCGTCAAACAACGCCTGACTTCCTCACTTCCATGACCGCGCCCGCCGAGCGCGTCATCCGTCCCGGCTTCGAGAACAAGGTGCCTCGCACACCCGATGAGTTCGCCGCCCGCTGGAAGGAATCCCGCGAGTATCAGATCCTCCGCGCCGAGATTGAGACCTACAAGAGTCTCTACCCTCTCAACGGTTCCAGCGCCGAGGCCTTCCGCGAGAACAAAAAGTCAGCGCAAGCTAAGGGCCAACGCCTCAAGTCCCCCTTCACACTGTCCTACATGCAGCAAGTCAATCTCTGCCTCTGGCGCGGCTGGAAGCGTCTCAAGGGTTCACCGGGCGTAACGATCTTTGCCCTCGTAGCAAACACCGCCACAGCGCTGATTGCCTCGTCGCTCTTTTACAACATGAAGCCCACGACGAGCGACTTCTTCAAACGCGGTGCTGTTCTTTTCCTCGCTGTGCTGATGAACGCCTTCGCCTCTGCCCTTGAGATTCTGACGCAGTACTCCCAACGCCCTATTGTTGAGAAACACGCACGCTATGCCTTTTACCACCCTTCTGCCGAGGCGTTCTCTTCGATCTTGGTTGATATGCCGTATAAGATCAGTAATAGTATTCTGTTCAATGTCACTCTTTACTTCATGACGAATCTTAACAGGGAGGCGGGGGCGTTCTTTTTCTACCTCCTTGTTTCGTTCATCATGGTCCTCGCCATGTCTGGTATCTTCCGATCTAT TGCTTCACTGTCTCGTACACTCTCACAGGCCATGGTTCCCGCTTCGCTGCTgatcctcgccctcgtcatcttcgctggctTCGTCATCCCCACGGATTACATGCTCGGCTGGTGTCGATGGATCAATTACCTCGATCCCGTAGCCTACGCCTTCGAGTCCCTCATGGTCAACGAATTCTCCGGTCGTAACTTTACCTGCACAGCCTTCATTCCCAGTAACACAGTCGCTGGCTACGAAGACATCGGCGGTCTCAACCGAGCTTGTTCCACTGTAGGTAGTATTCCTGGAGACAGCGTCCTCAACGGCGATCGCTACCTCAACCTTCAGTACAAGTACTACCACGCTCACAAGTGGCGCAACGTCGgtatcctcatcgccatgacCATCTTTAACCACATCGTCTACATCGTCGCTACCGAGTACATCTCCGCCAAGAAGTCAAAGGGTGAAGTCCTCGTCTTCCGCCACGGCCACCTCCCCGcttccaccaagaacaagtccGATCCTGAGGCCGCTCTCTCTGGCCCTGTTCCCACCGCTGAAAAGTTCGGCGGCGAAGCTGCCAACATTCAGGGATCCACTAGCGTCTTCCACTGGAACAACGTGTGCTacgacatcaagatcaagggcgAACCACGACGAATTCTCGACAACGTTGACGGATGGGTTAAGCCAGGAACATTGACTGCCCTCATGGGTGTATCAGGTGCCGGAAAAACTACTCTTCTCGACTGTCTCGCCGATCGTATTTCAATGGGTGTCATCACGGGTGAAATGCTcgtcgatggcaagatccGCGATTCATCGTTCCAGCGAAAGACCGGCTACGTgcagcagcaagatcttCACCTCGAGACCAGCACCGTTCGTGAAGCCCTTACTTTCTCCGCCCTTCTCCGCCAGCCCGCCTCTACCCCCCGCGCCGAGAAGATCGCCTACGTCGACGAAGTCATCAAGCTGCTCGACATGCAAGAGTACGCCGACGCCGTCGTCGGTGTCCTCGGCGAGGGTCTCAACGTAGAACAGCGTAAGCGTCTCACTATCGGCGTTGAGCTCGCGGCCAAGCCTCCTCTGCTCCTCTTCGTCGACGAACCTACTTCCGGTCTTGACTCGCAGACATCCTGGGCCAttctcgaccttctcgagaagctctccaAGGCAGGCCAGTCTATCCTGTGTACCATCCACCAACCTTCTGCTATGCTCTTCCAGCGCTTCGACCGTCTTTTGTTCCTCGCCAAGGGCGGACGCACTATCTACTTTGGCGACATCGGCGAAAACTCTGAGACTTTGACCAACTACTTCGTCAAGAACGGTTCTGATCCTTGTCCCAAGGGTGATAACCCTGCTGAGTGGATGCTCGAGGTCATTGGCGCGGCACCTGGTTCACATACTGAGATCGATTGGCATCAGACCTGGCGACAGAGCCCTGAGTACCAGGAGGTTCAGACTGAGCTTCAGCGTCTCAAGGCCGAGGGCAGTGCTCACAATGAACCTCACGACCAGAACTCTGAATCGTACCGGGAATTCGCTGCACCTTTCTGGGAGCAGCTTCGCATTGCTAGTCTCCGTGTCTTCCAGCAGTACTGGCGCACCCCTTCATACATCTACTCCAAGGCTATCCTGTGTATCCAGgttggtctcttcatcggtctcgtcttcctcaacgCTCCTCTGTCAATTCAAGGCTTGCAGAACCAGATGTTTGccatcttccaggtcttcACCGTCTTTGGTCAATTGGTTCAGATGCAG ATGCCTCACTTCGTCACCCAACGATCCCTCTACGAAGTCCGCGAACGCCCCTCCAAGACCTACAGCTGGAAGGTCTTCATGCTCTCCCAAGTCTTCGCCGAGATTCCTTGGAACAGTCTCATGTCTGTCTTCCTGTTCGTCTGCCTCTACTACCCCGTCggcttccagaagaacgCCGAAGCAGCTGGTCAGACCGCCGAGAGAGGCGCTCTCATGTGGCTTCTCATCTGGCAGTTCCTCGTCTTCACGTGTACCTTTGCCCACATGTGCATCGCCATCACCGACACTGCTGAGGCAGGCGGTAACCTTGCCAACGTCGTCTTCATGATGTGCCTGTTCTTCTGCGGTATCTTGGCCGCGCCCGATAACATGCCCggcttctggatctggatGTATCGAGTATCGCCGTTTACGTATCTTGCCTCAGCCATTCTATCGACTGGTATGGCCAACACCAGAGTCACATGTGCTGCCAACGAGTACACAAAGATGCAACCTCTCAACGGCACAACCTGTGGAGAATATCTCCAGAAGTTCGCCGACAAGGCTGGCGGCTACGTCCTCAACCCCGACGCCACATCTGACTGCAACTTCTGCTCCATCAGCGACACCAACACGTTCCTCAAGTCTCTCACTGCAACCTACGACGACCGATGGAGGAACTTTGGTATCGGAATGGTGTACATTGTGTTCAACATTGGCGCAGCGCTGTTCCTGTACTGGCTTGTTCGCAtgcccaagaacaagaacaagaagaagcaggagtAG